In the Pedobacter cryoconitis genome, TTGTAAAGTCTTTCATTTCCAACCCCTTTTTCACTTCGTCCCAATGTAATGGCATAGAAACCGTAGCGCCAGGTTTAGGGCGCAGAGAATATGGAGCAGCAATAGTGGCCTGAGGACGGTTCTGCAAAAAGTCAAGGTACATTTTCCCCTTCCGTTTGGAAACAGCACGCTCCAGACTTGTATATGCAGGTATCTCCCGGTTAACCAGCGTAACAATGATCCTCGCAAACTCCTTACTCTGCTCATAAGTGTATTTGTTGCCTAAAGGAATATAGACATGCAGCCCGGTAGAGCCACTGGTTTTACAATAGCAGGGTACACCCATATCATCCAGCACAGCCTTGGTTACCTGTGCTGCTTCGATTACCTGCTGGAAAGAATTCTTATCCGGATCAAGGTCAATAATACACCAGGTCGGATAATCGGGTTTTTTAATGGTACTGCTCCAGGGATGAACTTCAATACAGCCAAGGCCTGCGGAGTACAATAACGTGGCTTTATCTTCCCCTAGCATAAAATGCTTATCTGAATCATCCCCCTCAGCATGATAAAGGTAAGTTTTAACCCAATCAGGGACTTTTCCAGTCACATCTTTCTGATAGAAACTTTCTCCGGTAATTCCGTTTGGATAACGGTTTAAGGACAAAGGCCGGTCTTTCATATACGGCAATATAAAGGATGACATCTGCTCATAATAATTAATCAGGTCACGTTTGGTGAATTGTTCAACTGGCCAGAATATCTTATTCAAATTGGTAAATTCCAGGGAATGTCCGTTTACTTTTTTTACCTGGGTTTCTTCTTTTGGATTCAGCAATTGTTTCATTCCGTTCAGCTTAGTTAAATCATCATCAGTACCAGCCAAAATAGCTGATGTATCTGCTTCTTTTTCAAGGACAACTTCTTTAGCGTCTTTATCTTCCCGCATTCCTGCAAAAGATGGGTGCCGCATTACACCATCAGTAGTCATTTCCGCAAAATTAACTTCACAGATCATTTCTGGTTTCAGCCAGAATGCCTTCGCCTTACCCAAACCAGCTCTGAATGGATTGGCTTTATTATAAGCTGGTTTCTCAGTGAATGCTGGTTCAGCAATAAGCAATGGTTCAAAACGAGCCAACAATTCTTGCTGCATTTCCATACTAAATCCTGTACCAATTTTTCCCGTATAAATAAATTTACCACCTTCAAACAAGCCAACCAATAATGAACTAAAAGGTTTACTCGTGCCTGCATTCTTCGTATATCCGCCAATAACTACTTCCTGACGCTTACTTGCTTTGATTTTAAGCCAATCATTGGTGCGCTCGCCAGCAACATATAAACTATCTTTTCTTTTGGCCATAATACCTTCCAGTCCAGCCTTTTTTGCAGCAGCCAGAAATTCTATGCCTGAGGTTTCGAAACCCTTACTAAGCCTCACAGGAGAATTTTCAGGAATCAGCTGAGCAAGTATAGCCTTTCTTTGCATCAAAGATAAAACGGTAAGATCATGCCCATCATACCATAAAATATCAAAAACATAATATAGCAACTCTCCATTTTGATCGCTGTGCCAGTTCTGTAAATCCCCGAAACTAGCCTTTCCTTTTTTGTCAACGGAAACGACCTCACCATCTACAATTGCATTGACATTCCATTCTAGTAGCGCCTGATAAATCGGGTAAAACTTTTCCTGGAAAGATTTATTGTTCCTGGACTTGAATTCTACGCTTCCTTTATTCATTAAAGCCACCGCCCGGTAACCATCCCATTTCACTTCATACAACCAGCCCTCTTTGTCAAATGCCTCATCTACCAAGGTAGCCAGCATAGGTTTTACCTGATCGTAAAAAGGGGTTTTCACGATTTTATTCTGTTTAGGTTTAACAGCTTCAGCCAGCTTGGATTTAACAGCTTCAGCCTCCGGTTTAACGGCGTCAGGCTGCTTAGGTTTAATCGTTTTTTTTCCATAAACCTGAACAGGTTTCTTCGCCATTTGCTCAATAGTCTTTTTGGAGATTACCGATTTATCCTTCAGCAAAATATCGTCACTTTTGGCATATTTATCTTTATGCTTAATTAAAAGCCAGCTATTCTCCCCCATTCCATGGGTCCTGACCAGCGCAAAAGAACCTTTCAGCTTTTTGCCATGCAAGGTGAAACTAATTTTACCACTATGCAGCTGGTGTCTCAGGTTTCGATCCTGATCTTCAATAGTCCCATCTACGGGCTCGTCCGGCTCATAAGTTCCCTCATCCCAGACAATAACAGTTCCTCCACCATATTCCCCTTTAGGAATAAGACCTTCAAAATCTTTATAGTCGTAAGGATGGTCCTCAACCATCATGGCAAGCCGCTTCACTTCTGGATCTGTGGAAGGTCCTTTTGGAACGGCCCAGCTTTTCAATACCCCACCCATCTCCAGTCTGAAATCATAATGAAGATGTGAAGCATCGTGTTTCTGAATGACAAAGCGCAATTCTTTTCCACTT is a window encoding:
- the ligD gene encoding DNA ligase D, producing MSLTAYKKKRSFAQTPEPKGGKGSGKELRFVIQKHDASHLHYDFRLEMGGVLKSWAVPKGPSTDPEVKRLAMMVEDHPYDYKDFEGLIPKGEYGGGTVIVWDEGTYEPDEPVDGTIEDQDRNLRHQLHSGKISFTLHGKKLKGSFALVRTHGMGENSWLLIKHKDKYAKSDDILLKDKSVISKKTIEQMAKKPVQVYGKKTIKPKQPDAVKPEAEAVKSKLAEAVKPKQNKIVKTPFYDQVKPMLATLVDEAFDKEGWLYEVKWDGYRAVALMNKGSVEFKSRNNKSFQEKFYPIYQALLEWNVNAIVDGEVVSVDKKGKASFGDLQNWHSDQNGELLYYVFDILWYDGHDLTVLSLMQRKAILAQLIPENSPVRLSKGFETSGIEFLAAAKKAGLEGIMAKRKDSLYVAGERTNDWLKIKASKRQEVVIGGYTKNAGTSKPFSSLLVGLFEGGKFIYTGKIGTGFSMEMQQELLARFEPLLIAEPAFTEKPAYNKANPFRAGLGKAKAFWLKPEMICEVNFAEMTTDGVMRHPSFAGMREDKDAKEVVLEKEADTSAILAGTDDDLTKLNGMKQLLNPKEETQVKKVNGHSLEFTNLNKIFWPVEQFTKRDLINYYEQMSSFILPYMKDRPLSLNRYPNGITGESFYQKDVTGKVPDWVKTYLYHAEGDDSDKHFMLGEDKATLLYSAGLGCIEVHPWSSTIKKPDYPTWCIIDLDPDKNSFQQVIEAAQVTKAVLDDMGVPCYCKTSGSTGLHVYIPLGNKYTYEQSKEFARIIVTLVNREIPAYTSLERAVSKRKGKMYLDFLQNRPQATIAAPYSLRPKPGATVSMPLHWDEVKKGLEMKDFTISNALSRVKETGDIFKPVLGKGIDLKKIIKGRQLK